One segment of Primulina tabacum isolate GXHZ01 chromosome 6, ASM2559414v2, whole genome shotgun sequence DNA contains the following:
- the LOC142548679 gene encoding remorin-like → MTVEVAQKVEPEVPPPPPPPQVAPVEARKDVAGEKAVVPPPTEEKPDDSKALAVVEKPAEVKGPRGSIDRDAVLTRVATEKRLSFIRAWEDSEKSKAENKAQKNLSAIGVWENCKKAGLEAELKQIEKKLEKKKAKYIEKVKNKVAVIHKAAEEKRATTEAKRGEDLLKAEETAAKYRATGTGPRKLLGCF, encoded by the exons ATGACCGTGGAAGTAGCCCAGAAGGTGGAGCCTGAGGTCCCGCCTCCGCCTCCCCCGCCACAGGTAGCGCCAGTTGAAGCTCGGAAAGATGTAGCAGGAGAGAAGGCTGTAGTCCCACCTCCCACGGAAGAGAAACCGGATGATTCCAAGGCTCTTGCTGTCGTTGAAA AACCCGCTGAGGTGAAAGGACCTAGGGGATCTATCGACAGAG ACGCAGTATTAACTCGGGTAGCAACGGAGAAGAGGTTGTCCTTTATCAGAGCTTGGGAGGACAGTGAGAAGTCAAAAGCTGAAAACAA AGCTCAGAAGAATTTATCAGCCATTGGGGTATGGGAAAACTGCAAGAAAGCTGGTCTAGAAGCCGAGCTTAAGCAGATTGAG AAAAAACTGGAGAAAAAGAAAGCAAAATACATAGAGAAGGTGAAAAACAAGGTTGCTGTAATCCACAAGGCAGCAGAAGAAAAACGGGCGACAACTGAAGCCAAACGAGGGGAAGATCTTCTCAAGGCAGAGGAGACTGCGGCAAAATACCGCGCCACCGGAACTGGTCCAAGAAAATTACTGGGGTGTTTTTGA
- the LOC142548364 gene encoding uncharacterized protein LOC142548364, producing the protein MATESSVQRETSHVVPTVPTQVVPRAAAVTVPASHGEKPEKFTSVDFKRWQQKMLFYLTTLNLARFLFEDAPNLKEGEGDVESVSALEAWNHSDFLCRNYVLNGLADSLYNVYCEKKTAKELWESLDRKYKTEDAEAKKFLIGRFLDFKMVDSKPVISQVQEIQVILHEIHAEGMTLSESFQVTAIVEKLPPAWKDIKNYLKHKRKEMNVEELIVRLRIEEDNKSSELLLPLRQMLSNMAKARKRETSLPPTRS; encoded by the coding sequence ATGGCTACTGAATCCAGCGTGCAAAGGGAAACTAGTCATGTTGTCCCTACTGTGCCTACTCAAGTTGTCCCACGTGCTGCTGCGGTTACTGTCCCAGCCAGCCACGGTGAAAAGCCTGAAAAGTTCACTAGTGTGGATTTCAAGAGGTGGcagcagaaaatgttgttttacTTGACAACACTGAACCTGGCTAGATTCCTATTCGAGGATGCTCCTAACCTGAAAGAGGGTGAGGGAGATGTTGAATCCGTCAGTGCACTGGAGGCTTGGAATCATTCTGATTTCCTATGCCGAAATTATGTGCTGAATGGATTGGCAGACTCGCTGTACAATGTGTACTGCGAAAAGAAGACAGCCAAAGAGCTATGGGAATCCCTTGACAGAAAGTACAAAACCGAGGATGCCGAGGCCAAGAAGTTTCTTATAGGCCGCTTTCTGGattttaaaatggtggattCTAAGCCGGTTATCAGTCAAGTTCAAGAAATCCAAGTGATTCTTCACGAGATTCACGCCGAGGGGATGACGTTGAGCGAATCTTTCCAAGTGACTGCTATAGTTGAGAAACTACCACCAGCTTGGAAGGATATCAAAAACTACTTGAAACACAAGCGAAAGGAGATGAACGTTGAAGAGCTCATTGTTAGACTTCGCATCGAGGAAGACAACAAGAGTTCGGAACTCCTGTTGCCGCTAAGGCAAATGTTGTCGAACATGGCCAAAGCTCGAAAAAGAGAAACTTCTCTCCCTCCAACAAGAAGTTGA